In the genome of Candidatus Delongbacteria bacterium, one region contains:
- a CDS encoding class I SAM-dependent methyltransferase gives MNILTVIPKWIRTPIRDLLWKVKSIPYIGEGRLCPVCGSESKKFRGFGYPKRQDAECVHCGALERHRFMWLFFQQQTDLFNGRTKRVLHVAPERCFQPLLRKKLGNNYVTADLFNPRADIKMDITDIKLDDESIDVIYCSHVLEHVNDDRKAMREFQRILKKNGWAILLVPIFPGLTFEDPAIVDPKERLRHYGQEDHVRRYGSDYVDRLVEAGFIVKVWTVNELFEKDDIEKMGLTPASGEIYVCTKNQ, from the coding sequence ATGAATATCTTAACAGTGATTCCAAAATGGATACGGACACCCATTCGTGATTTGTTGTGGAAAGTGAAGTCTATTCCATATATTGGTGAGGGTAGACTTTGTCCGGTTTGTGGTAGTGAGTCTAAGAAGTTTCGGGGTTTTGGTTATCCAAAAAGACAAGATGCGGAATGTGTGCATTGTGGGGCGCTTGAGAGACATCGTTTCATGTGGTTGTTCTTTCAGCAACAAACAGACTTGTTTAATGGTCGAACAAAACGTGTTTTGCATGTTGCACCAGAAAGATGTTTTCAGCCGTTGTTGCGTAAAAAATTAGGAAATAACTATGTAACAGCCGATCTGTTTAATCCAAGAGCAGACATAAAGATGGATATAACAGATATAAAACTGGATGATGAATCGATAGACGTTATATATTGTAGTCATGTGTTGGAACATGTGAATGATGATCGAAAGGCGATGAGGGAATTCCAGCGCATTCTGAAAAAGAATGGATGGGCGATTCTACTGGTTCCAATTTTTCCAGGATTGACCTTTGAAGATCCCGCGATCGTGGATCCAAAGGAACGACTGAGACACTATGGTCAGGAAGACCACGTCAGAAGATATGGGTCTGATTATGTGGACCGTTTGGTGGAGGCCGGATTTATTGTGAAGGTTTGGACTGTTAATGAGCTATTTGAAAAGGATGACATTGAAAAGATGGGATTAACTCCGGCGTCCGGAGAGATTTATGTTTGTACTAAGAATCAATAA
- a CDS encoding oligosaccharide flippase family protein, protein MSPPTAAPARNLVREAGGLAGARLGVRVLGIAVGWVVARVIGPEGLGQLSLPNLMLAVAPFLTLGFADGLVRELPLAEGQAPEQRRSLLAASWAAGLLTGLAVLLVAAGYQAVAGESIRDSRLYWLAVLAGLAHMAFKVSLSSLTGSRRIKELALLQVLQGLLRAGLVLILLFTMPASAQVYALHTGVALSLTGSLVWAARHGAVSRPHFDARALGRLGRSGPPLALASLLLMLLIVGDRLVLSRVLEPQALGIFEQGVLIRDGLLLLPAVLLTLLIPDYSARQGDPARRPGLLTDVARQSGLVAVGTPLLLGLTLLQLPWLFALLLPRFTPGMPVLQLAVLGMCPIFLSYILVSLLMSEGRAVHVGLLALVCLGLLLGLDLRPLAVWQPWLERVLAHGPPVAGLERALAGALTALGAFWLFSLGILLGNARRLGLGAKLVLGWIAPSLLLSLAALAGLEQGWLQGWNPWVNLGFALAGGLFLATYERRSGQLGKLWRARRAVKS, encoded by the coding sequence ATGAGCCCGCCTACGGCGGCGCCGGCGCGCAACCTGGTCCGCGAGGCGGGCGGCCTGGCCGGCGCGCGGCTGGGCGTGCGCGTGCTGGGCATTGCGGTGGGCTGGGTGGTGGCCCGCGTCATCGGCCCGGAGGGTCTGGGGCAACTCTCGCTGCCCAACCTGATGCTCGCCGTGGCGCCCTTCCTGACCCTGGGTTTCGCCGACGGGCTGGTGCGCGAGCTGCCGCTGGCCGAGGGCCAGGCCCCCGAGCAGCGCCGATCCCTGCTGGCCGCCAGCTGGGCCGCCGGCCTGCTCACCGGCCTTGCCGTGCTGCTGGTCGCCGCCGGCTACCAGGCCGTGGCGGGCGAATCCATCCGCGACTCCCGCCTCTACTGGCTGGCCGTGCTGGCGGGCCTGGCGCACATGGCCTTCAAGGTCAGCCTGAGTTCGCTCACCGGCAGCCGGCGCATCAAAGAACTGGCCCTCTTGCAGGTGTTGCAAGGACTGCTGCGGGCCGGGCTGGTGCTGATCCTGCTCTTCACGATGCCAGCCAGCGCCCAGGTTTACGCCCTGCACACGGGCGTCGCGCTCTCCCTTACGGGCAGCCTGGTCTGGGCCGCGCGCCACGGGGCGGTGAGCCGGCCGCATTTCGACGCCCGCGCCCTGGGCCGGCTGGGGCGCTCGGGTCCGCCGCTGGCGCTGGCCTCGCTCCTGCTCATGCTGCTCATCGTCGGGGATCGGCTGGTGCTGAGCCGCGTGCTGGAGCCCCAGGCGCTGGGCATTTTCGAGCAGGGCGTGCTGATCCGCGACGGCCTGCTGCTGCTGCCCGCCGTGCTGCTGACCCTGCTGATCCCGGATTACTCGGCCCGCCAGGGGGACCCGGCTCGGCGCCCGGGCCTGCTGACGGATGTGGCGCGCCAGTCCGGCCTGGTGGCGGTGGGCACGCCCCTCCTGCTGGGCCTGACCCTGCTCCAGCTGCCCTGGCTCTTCGCCCTGCTGCTGCCGCGCTTCACGCCGGGCATGCCCGTGCTGCAGCTGGCCGTGCTGGGCATGTGCCCGATCTTCCTCTCCTATATTCTGGTCAGCTTGTTGATGAGTGAGGGGCGGGCCGTCCACGTGGGACTGCTGGCGCTGGTCTGCCTGGGCCTGCTGCTGGGGCTGGATCTGCGCCCCCTGGCGGTCTGGCAGCCCTGGCTGGAGCGCGTGCTGGCCCACGGTCCACCGGTGGCGGGCCTGGAACGGGCGCTGGCCGGCGCGCTGACGGCGCTGGGCGCCTTCTGGCTGTTCTCCCTGGGAATCCTGCTGGGCAACGCCCGCCGCCTGGGCCTGGGCGCCAAGCTCGTGCTGGGCTGGATCGCGCCTTCGCTGCTGCTCAGTCTGGCGGCGCTGGCCGGGCTGGAGCAGGGCTGGCTGCAGGGCTGGAATCCCTGGGTGAATCTGGGCTTCGCCCTGGCGGGCGGGCTGTTCCTGGCAACCTACGAGCGGCGCAGCGGACAGCTGGGCAAACTCTGGCGGGCCCGCCGGGCCGTCAAATCTTGA
- a CDS encoding right-handed parallel beta-helix repeat-containing protein, which yields MKLFATLLLSAAAQAVVLEVPQDFATIGAALQASAAHDVVLVAPGVYPGNLIFPAHAVELRSVAGPQSTVLAATSGSVVTFQSGQTPSTVLEGFTIQGGTGTPVFLNGVSRGGVGGGVFCRNNSSPLIRHNWIENNRAAWPAGVGGGIFAWDSSPRIEQNRIRANTAHYGGGIYLQSSASLVLENLIEDNDTMPAQNGFSNGKGGGLRAMYGSPVIEGNTFKGNHCHWVGSAIALSEPGTTVSVTRNLLVGNAGNYPIDIAYSAHGYLACNLQWGNTPANQWPVSGYWTNEGGNGFADPHFCDGGEWPYRVEESSPCRPGQNPFGSGCGWIGATQLLCEQVVEADEEVPAAWSLGLPWPNPFNPVTHVSVDVPGLGAARLQLFNLRGELVRTLHEGLLEPGRRDFQLDAGTLPSGLYLLRLEAAGRAQVRKVSLIR from the coding sequence ATGAAGCTGTTCGCCACCCTTTTGCTTAGCGCGGCCGCCCAGGCCGTTGTGCTGGAAGTCCCCCAGGACTTCGCCACCATCGGCGCGGCCCTCCAGGCCTCCGCCGCCCACGACGTGGTGCTCGTCGCGCCGGGCGTTTATCCGGGCAACCTGATCTTTCCTGCCCACGCGGTGGAACTGCGCTCCGTGGCCGGCCCCCAGAGCACCGTGCTCGCCGCCACATCGGGCTCCGTGGTCACCTTCCAGAGTGGACAGACCCCCAGCACCGTGCTGGAGGGCTTCACCATCCAGGGCGGCACCGGCACCCCGGTCTTCCTGAACGGCGTGAGCCGCGGCGGCGTGGGCGGCGGCGTCTTCTGCCGCAACAACAGCAGCCCGCTGATTCGCCACAACTGGATCGAGAACAACCGGGCGGCCTGGCCCGCCGGCGTGGGCGGCGGGATCTTCGCCTGGGATTCCAGCCCGCGCATCGAGCAGAACCGGATCCGCGCCAACACGGCGCACTACGGCGGCGGCATCTACCTGCAGTCCTCGGCCAGCCTCGTGCTGGAGAACCTCATCGAGGACAACGACACCATGCCCGCCCAGAACGGCTTCAGCAACGGCAAGGGCGGCGGGCTGCGGGCCATGTACGGCTCGCCCGTGATCGAGGGCAACACCTTCAAGGGCAACCACTGCCACTGGGTGGGCTCGGCCATCGCGCTCTCGGAGCCCGGCACCACGGTCAGCGTGACACGCAACCTGCTGGTGGGGAATGCCGGCAACTATCCCATCGACATCGCCTACTCGGCCCACGGCTACCTGGCCTGCAACCTGCAGTGGGGCAACACGCCCGCCAACCAGTGGCCCGTCAGCGGCTACTGGACGAATGAGGGCGGCAACGGCTTCGCGGATCCGCACTTCTGCGACGGCGGGGAGTGGCCCTATCGCGTGGAGGAGAGCTCGCCCTGCCGGCCCGGCCAGAACCCCTTCGGCTCCGGTTGCGGCTGGATCGGCGCCACGCAATTGCTCTGCGAGCAGGTGGTGGAAGCCGACGAGGAGGTGCCGGCGGCCTGGTCGCTGGGCCTGCCCTGGCCGAATCCCTTCAATCCCGTGACACACGTGAGCGTGGACGTGCCCGGGCTGGGAGCGGCCCGCCTGCAGTTGTTCAACCTGCGCGGCGAGCTGGTGCGCACCCTGCACGAGGGGCTGCTGGAACCCGGTCGGCGGGACTTCCAACTGGACGCCGGCACGCTGCCCTCGGGACTCTACCTGCTGCGGCTTGAGGCGGCGGGCCGCGCCCAGGTGCGAAAGGTCAGCCTGATCCGTTAA
- a CDS encoding class I SAM-dependent methyltransferase, producing the protein MTQKREIQVDPSIYDRKYLDVSRYVTHWHQANECATYVGKVGRVLEVGPGNGHTTWIMRQWGLQVQTLDLDPALQPDLVGDVSHIPCPDKSFDCVLAAEVLEHLPWAEFGPTLAELRRVCRGRVVLSLPAPFLGLGLLGQFTNLGSHGLHLGLPHWKRHRWDGQHYWEVGKRGTERRVVRRAIRAAGFQIRREFRPAPSLYCLFFILDVQ; encoded by the coding sequence ATGACACAGAAACGAGAAATTCAAGTAGATCCTAGTATTTACGATCGTAAGTATCTCGACGTGTCCCGCTACGTTACTCATTGGCATCAGGCTAATGAATGCGCAACATATGTTGGGAAGGTTGGTCGGGTCCTTGAAGTGGGTCCCGGGAATGGCCATACGACGTGGATCATGCGCCAGTGGGGCCTGCAGGTCCAGACCCTGGATCTGGATCCTGCCCTGCAGCCGGATTTGGTGGGCGACGTCAGCCACATCCCCTGCCCGGACAAGAGCTTCGATTGCGTGCTGGCCGCCGAGGTGCTGGAGCATCTGCCCTGGGCGGAGTTCGGGCCCACGCTGGCCGAGCTGCGCCGGGTTTGCCGGGGCCGGGTGGTGCTCAGCCTGCCGGCGCCCTTCCTGGGACTGGGACTGCTGGGGCAGTTCACCAACCTGGGCAGTCACGGCCTGCATCTGGGGCTGCCGCACTGGAAGCGCCACCGCTGGGACGGTCAGCACTATTGGGAAGTGGGCAAGCGCGGCACCGAGCGCCGGGTCGTGCGCCGGGCCATTCGCGCAGCGGGCTTCCAGATCCGGCGGGAGTTCCGCCCCGCGCCGTCCCTTTACTGCCTCTTCTTCATCCTGGACGTCCAGTAA
- a CDS encoding transposase, with protein MSRPERCDIAGSIQHVILTGHDRCNVFHQDADCSSFLSRLQGLIRRDHCALHGYCLMRNHVHLILTIGKDNAMQRLMQSACSGHSRRMNRQLARSGSFWNQRYWSEPLLDEDRIATCHLYVDSNPVRAGIVQRPADYRWSSYLIHAHGEPSTLIVPTPWYLGLAETASGRQAVYRRLMSVYLDKWRVRCQA; from the coding sequence ATGTCACGACCCGAACGCTGCGACATCGCCGGTTCGATCCAGCACGTCATCCTGACGGGACATGACCGCTGCAACGTGTTCCACCAAGACGCCGATTGCAGCTCATTTCTTTCCCGACTGCAAGGTCTGATCAGACGGGACCACTGCGCACTGCATGGCTATTGTCTGATGCGGAATCACGTCCATCTGATCCTGACCATTGGCAAGGACAATGCCATGCAGCGGCTGATGCAATCCGCTTGCAGCGGGCACAGCCGGCGCATGAATCGCCAGCTGGCCCGGTCCGGGTCCTTTTGGAATCAGCGCTATTGGTCCGAACCGTTGCTGGATGAGGACAGGATTGCCACCTGCCACTTGTACGTGGATTCCAATCCAGTCCGGGCCGGGATTGTGCAAAGGCCGGCTGACTATCGTTGGTCGAGCTACCTCATCCATGCCCATGGAGAACCGTCCACGCTGATTGTCCCCACTCCCTGGTACCTCGGCTTGGCGGAGACGGCTTCCGGGCGCCAGGCTGTGTACCGCCGACTGATGTCCGTGTACTTGGACAAATGGCGCGTCCGGTGTCAGGCATGA
- a CDS encoding glycosyltransferase family A protein, which translates to MELSVVIAAYNGEQSLGRTLDSLCAALPADSEVVVVDDGSTDGTAQLVRERGDARLQLVQQANQGPAVAANSGLVVARGRFVARLDCGDLCHPERLALQLDHLRAHPELLLTGCRVRRLDAQGRVLGESEVVRDPARLRRGLMRLNLFQHSSVMIRRDALSAVGGYRPFFRFSLDLDLFLRLSERGPLDNLPQTLSDWVMEPDSISFKYRGAQARFAELSRQSAAARRRGEPDPLDAGLLTAPALLPEPAEQRLAHYHLEVARALLMGGRGPEARAELALARSHGLSAGVARRLAAFSRLPGPLRSVLRRARVAWVTR; encoded by the coding sequence GTGGAGCTGAGCGTCGTGATCGCCGCCTACAACGGCGAGCAGAGCCTGGGTCGAACCCTCGACAGCCTGTGCGCGGCCCTGCCCGCGGACAGCGAGGTCGTGGTGGTGGACGACGGCTCCACCGACGGCACGGCCCAGCTGGTGCGCGAGCGCGGCGACGCGCGCCTCCAGCTGGTGCAGCAGGCGAACCAGGGACCGGCGGTGGCCGCCAACAGCGGGCTGGTCGTGGCCCGGGGCCGCTTCGTGGCGCGCCTGGACTGCGGCGATTTGTGTCACCCGGAGCGGTTGGCGCTCCAACTGGACCACCTGCGCGCGCATCCCGAGCTGCTGTTGACGGGTTGCCGCGTGCGGCGCCTGGACGCGCAGGGCCGGGTGCTGGGCGAATCCGAGGTGGTGCGCGATCCCGCCCGGCTGCGGCGCGGCCTGATGCGCCTCAACCTGTTCCAGCACTCCTCCGTGATGATCCGTCGGGACGCGCTGAGCGCCGTGGGCGGCTACCGGCCCTTCTTCCGCTTCAGCCTGGACCTGGACCTGTTCCTGCGGCTCTCCGAGCGCGGCCCGCTGGACAATTTGCCCCAAACCCTGTCCGACTGGGTGATGGAGCCGGACTCCATCTCCTTCAAGTATCGCGGCGCCCAGGCCCGCTTCGCGGAGCTGTCCCGCCAGAGCGCGGCCGCCCGGCGGCGCGGCGAGCCGGATCCGCTGGATGCCGGCCTGCTGACGGCCCCGGCGCTGCTGCCCGAGCCCGCGGAACAGCGCCTGGCCCACTATCACCTGGAAGTCGCCCGGGCTTTGTTGATGGGCGGACGCGGCCCCGAGGCGCGCGCCGAACTGGCGCTGGCCCGCTCCCACGGCCTGTCCGCGGGCGTCGCGCGCCGTCTGGCGGCCTTCAGCCGGCTGCCCGGGCCGCTGCGAAGCGTCCTGCGCCGGGCCCGGGTGGCGTGGGTGACCCGATGA
- a CDS encoding SUMF1/EgtB/PvdO family nonheme iron enzyme, whose translation MKLLSVLSFLLPSLVYAVDAPNVTISATTDGDSVYVQLGWDAVSGADRYLIYKNQAPGFDPLLIGTTSSMQFSHSMPTNWDWQFQPLIIGSFIITADSLIIGQNNLINIPPGTFSMGQTGVATPEHIVTLTNSVLISQFEISNKQYLEAAQWALDNGYATISNGNLVAYGQVLVNMSSSYCEIANDNGQLYLRRAPGADDWGFEEWNSYDPAVHPIKEVSWYGAACYCDWISIMEDLTPYYEGAWSQIPSLRNPYLAEGYRMPTEAEWEYAAQTGDERSYPWGNTTPTCLHANFRPNVLCVGWTSPVGTHPDGANSFGISDMAGNVWEWCNDASGPYSSATQTNPVGPSNNDSRVRRGGSLGYGSLTLLCAARDGSGPSHTNSSIGFRICRTVH comes from the coding sequence ATGAAGCTCCTTTCCGTTCTTTCGTTCCTTCTTCCATCCCTAGTCTACGCCGTGGATGCGCCCAATGTTACGATTTCGGCGACCACTGACGGCGATAGTGTTTATGTCCAGCTTGGATGGGACGCTGTATCTGGAGCAGATCGCTACTTGATTTACAAGAATCAAGCACCCGGTTTTGACCCACTTCTTATCGGAACAACCAGTTCGATGCAATTCTCGCATTCAATGCCGACAAATTGGGATTGGCAATTTCAGCCATTGATAATTGGTTCATTCATTATTACAGCCGATAGTTTGATTATCGGCCAAAACAATTTGATAAATATTCCTCCAGGAACTTTTAGCATGGGTCAAACAGGAGTCGCAACTCCAGAGCACATTGTGACATTGACTAATTCAGTTCTTATAAGTCAATTTGAGATATCAAATAAGCAATATTTGGAGGCCGCGCAGTGGGCGTTGGACAATGGATATGCTACGATTTCGAATGGAAATTTAGTCGCATATGGTCAAGTTCTGGTCAACATGTCCAGTAGTTATTGTGAAATCGCTAACGACAATGGCCAATTGTATTTACGTAGAGCCCCCGGCGCTGACGATTGGGGCTTTGAGGAATGGAACTCTTATGACCCAGCCGTGCATCCCATCAAGGAAGTGAGTTGGTATGGGGCTGCTTGTTATTGTGATTGGATCAGTATAATGGAAGATTTAACCCCTTATTATGAGGGAGCGTGGAGCCAGATCCCTTCATTGAGAAATCCCTATCTGGCAGAAGGATACCGAATGCCGACAGAGGCGGAGTGGGAGTATGCGGCACAAACAGGTGATGAACGATCCTATCCTTGGGGAAACACGACTCCAACGTGCCTGCATGCAAACTTCCGTCCGAATGTTCTCTGTGTGGGTTGGACGAGTCCTGTGGGCACACATCCAGATGGCGCCAATAGTTTTGGCATATCAGACATGGCGGGGAATGTGTGGGAGTGGTGTAACGATGCTTCTGGTCCATATAGTAGCGCTACACAAACCAACCCCGTAGGTCCGTCCAACAATGATAGTCGTGTTCGAAGAGGAGGTAGCCTGGGCTATGGGTCGCTGACCTTGTTGTGCGCGGCCCGTGATGGGAGCGGTCCGTCTCACACGAACAGCAGCATTGGATTCCGGATCTGCAGAACCGTGCATTGA